The Arachis duranensis cultivar V14167 chromosome 9, aradu.V14167.gnm2.J7QH, whole genome shotgun sequence genomic sequence tatatttatcttggttataatattatatagaAAGATAATgccatatattattttttatatatatttttttgctaATGAACTTCAAATAACACGGGTTCaaatttttttgcaagctttgcttttaaaatatttttcacaaaCATATTATGTACATTATTTTATTCATATGTTACAATTAATACTAACTAGTTTAAGAGGGGtactttaatttcataaattttttatgaaattaaactTTATTATCACTATTTTTAATACTTCTTCTAAAAGACATTGTTAACTAAAAGAAGCTCAAATAATTGAAAACAAGAACTTAATTGTTTGTAATGAATTGAAAACAAGTAGATATGCAAATTAAGTAAGTACTTTATAAAGAATTGGAGATATTTGATGGAgttcttattttaattctatttgatttttaatttggcaaaaatatttattttaacaatattgttctcaataatattattaaagaagaagcaacaTATGCACAAAGAGATGAAGCATATGatgttaataaaatattattatcaattgGATTTGTTTTTACTTTGTACTTGATGAAGAAAATTAtggaaaatattaatattttttgccaAACactacaataataattttaagataTTCTTAATGAAAtgcatattatttttatgtcaaAATTACTTCTTCAACAGTTAAAAGATGGTAGATGATGTAACTGGCTAGCAAATATTGAAGttttttatgaataatataaaattgaaGTCTCTAATATGAGTGTACAATATATCTTTAAAATTATGCAATCTCATTAACCAAATGTGATCATTGAGCATTATTATTGAATAGATGTATTTTTGACAATAATTAACTCTCAGATACAagaattaaatagtaaatatactgaacaaataataaaatttttgtgctTTAGATCCTAaggataataattttaaataatctaaCATTGAAGAAATTagtaaattagtaaaaaaattttgtcttgatttttttctaagaaattaaatattttaaagtcTCAATTATAACATTATCAACAtgatatatcaaattatttaaaagacaTTAATACattttttgaattatataaCAAGTTACAaggaacagaaaaataaaaaatttatcacaTAATTAATAGATTAATACGTATTATTTGACCCTTTCAGTATTTATaataatagaaatttttttcaGCGATGTAAAATTGTTAAAATAACACTCTGAAATAAGATGATgggtaaattttttttgcagATAATTGAAtcatttatgtaaaaaaattaacagcTACTTTTGACATATACAataatagataatttaaaaaaaaaatcatcaaataacTTTTTcatgataataaattataagTAGTAAGTTGTAACTTTTACATATTGTAGCCTTACATTATTTATGATATgcattcttatttatttatagagATTATCTTGttgaaaaaaatgtataatatatGAGTATTGTATATACATatatcaacaacaacaaagttaGTAGTtgtcttttattaattaaatattaaatacatatatgtaTATCTTTATATAGatatttgattaaaattatatatttagattttatttaaaatttattcttagAAATagcaatataaaatattttagtaaattatcAAACATAGCTTTCCTAAAAAACTAGTCTAGCTCCGTCCCTCATTGTATGAGACATTattgtattatattataattaataaaaatattatttatacattaaaattagttgttaaattttatcataatatatttgtatataaatatatagtttaatatatttttaatggtattttattttttaatgtgtattttatatcaataactaattttgatagttgattttagtatatatctATTATAGTTGTATAATTAATTTAGGAAAAGTATAGAtagacaatgaaaatactaaacaatgtgaacaatggatATTTCAGATGTTCAATTTACTAGGTGTGTGGATGATTatcctaatattaagatttaggtggATAATTTAAGAATGTAgtgtatttttactttattagaCCAATTTTAAAACCAATTATTCACATTGTTCACAAAAATCATTGTCTACCTAGCAAAGTCCATTCATTTATACTTTATCCATTGTTTCTCAAGTAGTAAATGTTAATGTCGTAACTTGTAAGTTTGAGGAGTGCATGAAGTTAAtcccatttttaaaaaataaggaataatagtaaaatttttttattaattttatactttaaaattttgaattagattttattttatattctctcATTTAATTCTTCTCCAAAATCGTTTTGAGATCAAGAGCTCTCCATATTGTTGGAGGTTTTGCCCAacagtaaaaaatataaaactactAATTCACAGTAGAACTAAACCAAATTCTACTAATTGGCTCTTTAAATCTATCCACACACAAGTTACATAATATATGTCCTAATCTATTTCTAGAGGTTTGacaaattttgtttttggtgACTATAGAGGTTTGACAATGACTTAAAAGGAAACCGAATTCATTATTTCAAGAAATACAGTAAACTCAAAACTTTTATTATACCTTACAAGCACAATAAGTCAAACCCAACAGAAGGGTGGTATATAAAGAAACAAACACAGAGATGCTGATTTCTTAGGAAGATGCCAACCTCCTCTCCAAGACAGCCTTCATAGTAGCCATCCCTAGTCCCTATCAGGGAAGCTTTCTTTGATAACTGGCGCATTCTTGAAATTATCAAACCATAAATGTAAGAGAGGGAACCTTTCAGCTACTAGGACCTTCACTTGTTTAATATCTTCTATAGTGACAAAAAATGCGAAAAGTGATCCAATAGCTATGTCCGCAATGTTAATTTTGTCACCACCGAAGAATTTTCTCTTATCGGCAAACCAATGATCTTCAAGGACTTTGAAGTTTTCCCAGGCCTTCTGTACggccttttctttctcttccgcACTAGTACTTTGAAGGAGTGCTGGCAGTGCAGGAACCTAGTATAAACGTTAATccattaattatatattgacaacattaatcatcatcattattattattattattatcattattattattattattatttgtgcaTAGAAAATTATGATATGGTAGAAAGTTAATTAGCATAAGAAATGACTAGAGCTAGAATCTTGTTAGGCATCAAGTGCCAAAAAGGCGAAAAGTTCTTGCTAACATTGTTGGTTCAAAGATTGTATTTGGATTTTattctaatataaaattaatcagacagaaatataaaactagagatatattttttccttgttttacaaaaggacaaaaaatataaattttttaataatattaNNNNNNNNNNNNNNNNNNNNNNNNNNNNNNNNNNNNNNNNNNNNNNNNNNNNNNNNNNNNNNNNNNNNNNNNNNNNNNNNNNNNNNNNNNNNNNNNNNNNNNNNNNNNNNNNNNNNNNNNNNNNNNNNNNNNNNNNNNNNNNNNNNNNNNNNNNNNNNNNNNNNNNNNNNNNNNNNNNNNNNNNNNNNNNNNNNNNNNNNNNNNNNNNNNNNNNNNNNNNNNNNNNNNNNNNNNNNNNNNNNNNNNNNNNNNNNNNNNNNNNNNNNNNNNNNNNNNNNNNNNNNNNNNNNNNNNNNNNNNNNNNNNNNNNNNNNNNNNNNNNNNNNNNNNNNNNNNNNNNNNNNNNNNNNNNNNNNNNNNNNNNNNNNNNNNNNNNNNNNNNNNNNNNNNNNNNNNNNNNNNNNNNNNNNNNNNNNNNNNNNNNNNNNNNNNNNNNNNNNNNNNNNNNNNNNNNNNNNNNNNNNNNNNNNNNNNNNNNNNNNNNNNNNNNNNNNNNNNNNNNNNNNNNNNNNNNNNNNNNNNNNNNNNNNNNNNNNNNNNNNNNNNNNNNNNNNNNNNNNNNNNNNNNNNNNNNNNNNNNNNNNNNNNNNNNNNNNNNNNNNNNNNNNNNNNNNNNNNNNNNNNNNNNNNNNNNNNNNNNNNNNNNNNNNNNNNNNNNNNNNNNNNNNNNNNNNNNNNNNNNNNNNNNNNNNNNNNNNNNNNNNNNNNNNNNNNNNNNNNNNNNNNNNNNNNNNNNNNNNNNNNNNNNNTAGCCACAAAAATTGTGAATGTAGTAATCATAATAATAGTGATAATAATTTAAGAGtaaaagtgataaaaaaatataataataaaaaatattattttacaaaaaaattaattttgataaaaagacttaaataaaaataaaatattaaacaaaattaaaatttaattcaaatattaaagataaaaataatattttatttgtgttagtttttaaaatcttaccaATTGTTCAGAATATGCAACCCAAAACCTTGCTTGAGCTCTGTCATAGGGATCATGAGGGACCAATGGATTCTGTGGCCATAACTCATCAATGTATTGAACAATGATCATGGACTCACAAATGGGTTTTCCACCATGAACAAGCACTGGAGTCTTCTTATGCACAGGGTTGTATTCTAGAAGTTGAGGACTCTTATTGTAACGATCTTCTTCAATGTTCTCATATGCTAGACCCTTCAACTTCAGGGTCCATACCACCCTCATAGTAAAGGGGCTATACCAAAATCCATGCAATTTCAAATCTTCCATTGTTGTGTTTAATGTCACCTCCTCATTCTTGTTCTGATCTCTTTATATTGAGTGAGTTCACTTATATGGCTTGTTCACCAAGTCCaagaaatttaataaatattttaattaatcttaGTTAATCGTAATGGTCAACTACAATTTCACATTTattgataaaatttatttatacaataaaatctgaaaaaaaaatatccaaaatttttttatcagtttAGTATATTCTAAACTTGTATATTAAAACTATTATGagtaaactttttaaatttttattttaataaatatattaaaatcttaacttttatattattcataaaaGAAGTAGAGCAAATAATCATTTttaagcataaaaaattttgaaattcacaAAAAACtgaccataaaaaatttaaatacatttaATAACCATTGAAATTTATTTCCGTCAGACATAACTAACAAAACATTAATtccattaaaataattttataaataccctttttttctacttttttctCATCTCCATTACTCTATAatgttttttcaatttttttattaatattattatttctaaatGATATGTACTTTAAATGTTTGTGATAtgataaaaagtttaaatattatttaatagttattagtttatatttcaagtattagaatattcaatttaattttatatattttaatttttttatttagttattaaattgaGCTTTATATTAGTGGgttcagaatattttttatttaacttaataagaggttataaatacctcATAAATTATTGTAGTTGTGATTAAGTGATTGAAGGTGTAAACTCCCCTTTGGTTTTGTAATTAAACTATGGTGTGGACAAGTGAAATTGAGTGAGTCACTCTCTTGTTGCATCGGAGAATTGGATAGAAGGTTAGTTGTGTTTGTGTGAATCCCTTCGATTTAATTATCAAACTATGGTGTTGACAAATTAGGTTGAGGGGTTCCTTTCTTGTTGCatcaaaaatttgaataaaaagttgagtgattctttttgtattcaatttatttaattactttgttagtctctataattttaccaaatttttaatcagattcttatactttttttcttttcaattaaattcttacattacttttaattttgtacttaggtcttttttatataaaaaatattaaaattaacataatatttgTTCCAAAATATTTGtggtaaaaaatttaattaaattcttactTATAAATAccttcaatttaaaaaaaaatattcagttaattctaatatttttatattaaaatggaAATGTTAACctattatttgttttctatttcaattgttaatttatctttttatttaatttcaatgcttatctttttgtttatctttgaATTTTATCACTAGTAgtgttattaaaaaattcttaaaattaaattcaaacaaaaaaaagtcaagaaacaaattaaataagctTTAACTTGAACATCTTGACGTAGACTTCCGGAAAAATGTGATGAAAACCTCATCATTCTTGATGCCACCAGCATCATACTTGTTAAATTTCCTAATCAATGACGCTGAA encodes the following:
- the LOC127741476 gene encoding probable glutathione S-transferase, whose translation is MEDLKLHGFWYSPFTMRVVWTLKLKGLAYENIEEDRYNKSPQLLEYNPVHKKTPVLVHGGKPICESMIIVQYIDELWPQNPLVPHDPYDRAQARFWVAYSEQLVPALPALLQSTSAEEKEKAVQKAWENFKVLEDHWFADKRKFFGGDKINIADIAIGSLFAFFVTIEDIKQVKVLVAERFPLLHLWFDNFKNAPVIKESFPDRD